Proteins encoded by one window of Aegilops tauschii subsp. strangulata cultivar AL8/78 unplaced genomic scaffold, Aet v6.0 ptg000179l_subseq_2504346:2865697_obj, whole genome shotgun sequence:
- the LOC141028501 gene encoding chalcone synthase 2-like — protein sequence MAFLGPSKSHLDSLVGHALFGDGAAAAIIGTDPDVPFEKPLFQLVSASQTIPPDSEGAINGHLTEAGLTIHLLKDMPGPISENIEQALEDAFKPLGIHDWNSIFWIAHPGGPAILDMVEEKVGLDKERMRASREVLSEYGNMSSACVLFVLDVMRKTSSQDGQATTGEGKEGGVLFGFGPGLTIETLVPYNAPITATP from the coding sequence ATGGCATTCCTTGGCCCCTCCAAGTCCCATTTGGATTCGCTGGTCGGACATGCGCTCTTTGGCGATGGCGCGGCCGCTGCCATCATCGGCACCGACCCCGACGTGCCCTTCGAGAAGCCACTCTTCCAGCTGGTATCAGCGAGCCAGACCATCCCGCCCGACTCCGAGGGTGCCATCAACGGCCACCTTACAGAGGCAGGGCTCACCATCCACCTTCTCAAGGACATGCCCGGGCCCATCTCCGAGAACATCGAGCAAGCGCTCGAGGACGCATTCAAGCCTCTGGGCATCCACGATTGGAACTCCATCTTCTGGATTGCACACCCTGGCGGGCCGGCGATCCTGGACATGGTTGAGGAGAAAGTTGGCCTTGACAAGGAACGCATGCGCGCCAGCCGAGAGGTCCTGTCGGAGTACGGCAATATGTCCAGCGCATGTGTCCTCTTCGTCCTCGATGTGATGCGTAAGACCTCTTCCCAGGATGGCCAAGCAACCACTGGAGAGGGTAAGGAGGGGGGTGTCCTCTTCGGCTTTGGCCCCGGCCTCACCATCGAGACGCTCGTCCCCTACAACGCCCCGATCACAGCCACTCCATGA
- the LOC120970793 gene encoding chalcone synthase 2-like — MMVASSSQLEEVRRAQQAVGLATVLAIGTAVPANCVYQATYPDYYFRVTKSEHLPDLKEKFERMCEKSTIRKRHMHLTEEILKKNPSICSHMEPSLDTRHDIVVVEVPKLGKEAAERAIKEWGQPLSKITHVVFCTTSGVDMPGADYQLTRLLGLSPTVKRLMMYQQGCFGGATVLRMAKDIAENNRGARVLVVCSEITAMAFRGPSKSHLDSLVGHALFGDGAAAAIIGADPDVPFEKPLFQLVSASQTILPDSEGAINGHLTEAGLTIHLLKDVPGLISENIEQALEDAFKPLGIHDWNSIFWIAHPGGPAILDMVEEKVGLDKERMRASREVLSEYGNMSSACVLFVLDVMRKTSSQDGQATTGEGKEWGVLFGFGPGLTVETLVLYSVPITATA, encoded by the exons ATGATGGTGGCTTCGTCTTCGCAG TTGGAGGAAGTGAGAAGGGCACAGCAGGCGGTGGGTCTGGCGACCGTGCTGGCAATCGGCACGGCCGTCCCGGCCAACTGCGTGTACCAGGCCACCTACCCGGACTACTATTTCAGAGTCACCAAGAGCGAGCACCTCCCGGACCTCAAGGAGAAGTTTGAGAGGATGTGCGAGAAGTCCACGATCAGGAAGAGGCACATGCACCTCACCGAAGAGATCCTGAAAAAGAACCCTAGCATCTGCTCCCACATGGAGCCGTCGCTGGACACGCGCCACGACATTGTCGTCGTGGAGGTGCCCAAACTTGGGAAAGAGGCGGCAGAGAGGGCCATCAAGGAGTGGGGCCAGCCACTGTCGAAGATCACCCACGTCGTCTTCTGCACCACCTCCGGCGTGGACATGCCAGGCGCCGACTACCAGTTGACGAGGCTGCTTGGCCTCTCGCCGACGGTCAAACGCCTCATGATGTACCAGCAAGGCTGCTTTGGCGGTGCCACGGTGCTCCGCATGGCTAAAGACATCGCCGAGAACAACCGCGGCGCACGTGTGTTGGTGGTCTGCTCGGAGATTACCGCCATGGCATTCCGTGGCCCCTCCAAGTCCCATTTGGATTCGCTGGTCGGACATGCGCTCTTTGGCGATGGCGCGGCCGCTGCCATCATCGGCGCCGACCCCGACGTGCCCTTCGAGAAGCCACTCTTCCAGCTAGTATCAGCGAGCCAGACCATCCTGCCCGACTCCGAGGGTGCCATCAACGGCCACCTTACGGAGGCAGGGCTCACCATCCACCTTCTCAAGGACGTGCCCGGGCTCATCTCCGAGAACATCGAGCAAGCGCTCGAGGACGCCTTCAAGCCTCTGGGCATCCACGACTGGAACTCCATCTTCTGGATTGCACACCCTGGCGGGCCGGCGATCCTGGACATGGTTGAGGAGAAAGTTGGCCTTGACAAGGAACGCATGCGCGCCAGCCGAGAGGTCCTGTCGGAGTACGGCAATATGTCCAGCGCATGTGTCCTCTTCGTCCTCGACGTGATGCGTAAGACCTCTTCCCAGGATGGCCAAGCAACCACTGGAGAGGGTAAGGAGTGGGGTGTCCTCTTCGGCTTTGGCCCCGGCCTCACCGTCGAGACGCTCGTCCTCTACAGCGTCCCGATCACAGCCACTGCATGA